A stretch of Triticum aestivum cultivar Chinese Spring chromosome 1D, IWGSC CS RefSeq v2.1, whole genome shotgun sequence DNA encodes these proteins:
- the LOC123163472 gene encoding uncharacterized protein codes for MEMAGLSPRKTPDNVVAAFSADDGRERVPGPCRWGGREPLAARSHDGRSGVEADGVHHARERCGHGHASRSRRRLLSAGAIHARVFEDWPRPADLRQMQDEGGGVCRGASLLLFETSPASVFHRSVSPHEADTRSVESVLITC; via the exons ATGGAGATGGCCGGCCTCTCTCCAAGGAAGACACCG GACAACGTGGTCGCTGCGTTCAGCGCCGACGATGGCCGGGAGCGGGTTCCCGGCCCTTGCCGATGGGGAGGCCGAGAGCCTTTAGCCGCGAGGAGCCATGACGGCAGGAGCGGCGTTGAGGCCGACGGCGTCCACCACGCCCGGGAGCGTTGCGGCCATGGCCATGCATCACGGTCTCGCCGGCGTCTTTTAAGCGCAGGCGCCATACACGCTAGGGTATTTGAGGACTGGCCGAGGCCTGCCGATCTGCGCCAGATgcaggacgagggcggcggcgtcTGCCGGGGAGCGTCGCTGCTGCTCTTCGAGACGTCGCCGGCCTCGGTCTTCCACCGTTCCGTGTCGCCCCATGAGGCCGATACTCGCTCTGTCGagagcgtgctgataacgtgttag